The region AAGAACTTTTCAAGCAATAGCAAACTCTAATCGATGATTATTTTAAAGAAAAGAGAAATAAATATACTTAATCTCTAATAGTTTGAATCAGCTAGAATCTACTATAGACAGTATCCTTAAAGGCTAAAGAGTGATCATTTCGAAACCATCTATGAGAAGCATTGATTAGTTTACCTTTCGAAAATTCTACCCATGAAAAATGACATAATTCAACCCCATTAGCATCTCTACCTCTTCGTGGAACACATGCAGTATTTAGATAAACAGTATCCCTTAAATTATCAACATGACACGTTTTCCTTTGGCCCTTTCCTCTCTTTAATTGATGGTGCATATGACCAAAAACAACTAAATCAACATCTCTAGATTTCCGTATTTGGTCAATAGATAATTCCAAGTCTTTGTCTCCCCAATCAACAGAAGGAGTCTTCCAATCTCTTCCACAAGGACTGGTAACATCTGACCCTAAGCCAGTAGGTCCAGAATGCGCCAAAATGATGAGAGGCAAATCTTTGGGGACATCAGAAGCAGCTTTGACAATTCGTCGAACTGATTCGTCAAGACTTACATGTCCAAACACAGCTTTCATTTGGGGTGAAAGATAATATCCACCTCCTGCACTGCAAGGTCTTGCTCCTACAACAGAAACTAAAGGGTTATTCCAATTACTTTTATCCCAAGCACAATTTTTGTTAGCTAGTAATGAAATTTGGGCCTTTAATTTAGAACCATCAAGATCCTTCCCTCTATCATGATTCCCAAGAATTACGGCTGTAGGAATTGGAAGACTACTAATTAACTTAACCAGCTTTAAATCTGCATCTCCAAGATCTCCAACAAACAAGACTCCGTCAGGATTCAAATGCATTAACAAATCGTTGTCCTCCTGTAGCCAAGAGCCATGGAGATCTCCTGCTATAGCAATACGAGAAAATGACAGAGGGAAATTGGATAAGAACCTCTATACTGCCTCAAATTGCTAAAAAGAAACTGTCTACAGTTTATTCAACTCAACAGACGGTATTACCGGATCCCCTAACTAGGGATGAAGTCAAAAACCAAATTAGATTGCTCTGTAAAGAAAAAAACGCTGTAATTCTCGCTCATTACTACCAAGACGATTTAATTCAAGACATAGCCCATTTCATAGGCGATTCATTAGAACTTTCACGCAAGGCTGCTGAAACAGAGGCAGAAGTGATTTTATTCTGTGGTGTTCATTTCATGGCAGAGACAGCAAAGATAATTTGTCCTGATAAAAAGGTAATAATTCCTGATATGGACGCTGGATGTTCTTTAGCAGACGAATGTCCTGAAGAAGACTTTAAAAAATTTATAAATAAATACCCTGATCATTATGTAATTAGCTATATAAATTGTTCAGCAGCTGTTAAAGCACAAAGTGATTTGATATGTACAAGCAGTAATGCTGTTGATTTAGTTAAAAGAATACCTCTAAACATACCAATCATATTTGCCCCAGATAAGAATTTAGGTAGGTGGGTAGAGAAGCAAAGTGGTCGTAAAATGAAACTATGGCAAGGTTCTTGTATGGTTCATGAAACATTTAGCGAAGAAAGTGTTATAAAATTGAAATTGCAGCACCCTAAAGCAGAAATAATTGCTCATCCAGAATGTACAGATCAACTTTTAGATTATTCAGACTTCATAGGTTCAACTAGTAAATTGTTATCACATGTTCAAATATCTCCGGCTGAAGAATTTATTGTGTTAACAGAACCAGGTATTATTCATCAAATGAGAATTAAAGAGCCGAAAAAGAAATTTTTTGAGGTTCTAGGGCTAGATGGATGTAGTTGTAACTCTTGCCCTTATATGCGACTAAATACAGCAGAGAAGGTAATTAAATCATTGAAGGAATTAACTCCCGAAATAATTTTAGATGAAGAAGTGCAAAATAAAGCATTAAGACCAATTAAGAAAATGTTGTCATTAAGTAAGTAGTTTATTTAGAGGATATGGCAACTTCAAAGTTAGAGCTATTAGGCAAATAAGCTTTTTTATCTTGAAACTTTTTTAATAGTCTAATTAAAGCCGATTCAGCTACTGAATATTGACTATCCTTTTCTGTACCAAGATCAATGCTAGAAAATCTATTACCTTTTATAGATTTCAATTCCACTTCAATATCAGGAACGATTCCGTATTTATGAATATCAGTACCGCGAGGAGTAAGGTACTTAGCGACAGTAACAGTTAATCCTGAACCATCAACCAATGGTCTAACTGATTGAACAAGACCCTTACCAAATGTCTTTTTACCAATTAAAATTCCTCTTTTATTATCTTGGATAGCTCCTGACAAGATTTCACTTGCGCTTGCTGAACCTTCATTAACTAAAATAGCAATAGGCTTATGTGTCAAAGCATTTCCTCTGGCTCTTCTAACATCAGTAATCCCATCCTTTGTTTTAGTACTTACAATTACTCCTTTATCTAACAATTGCCTCGAGATATCTATACTTGCCTCCAGTAATCCACCCGGGTTCCCTCTTACATCAATAATATAAGCATCAGGATCATTCCTTTCCAATGAGATTAATGCTTTTCGCATTTCCTTAGCTGCATTTGCACTAAACTGTTTTAAGCGTATATATCCAAAATGATTGCCAGAGCTTGATTTATTGATCCTACTTACGACAGTACGAATTTCAATTCTGGCCCTGACTAAAGTTAATTTAAAAAATTGATTATCTCTTGAAATTCCTAATTTAACTTCGGTACCTTTTTTACCCCTTATCAACTTAACAACATTTTCTATACTCATACCTTTTGTTAAAGTTCCATCTATAGATATAATTTTATCTTTTGCCTTTATGCCAGCTTGAAAGGCAGGTGTACCTTCAATAGGAGAAATAACTAGTACATCATTATTTTTCTCATCAATAGATATTTGTATTCCAATACCTGTAAGTTCTCCAGAAGTATCTATTCTCATCTCATTAAATTCCTTAGGTTCTAAAAATCGCGTATAAGGATCTTCCAAACTCGATAACATGACGCGAATTGACTCATAAGCTTGTGAATAATTATCGTATTTATTAGATAGCATTTTTCTTCTTACCTTAAACCATTCTTTTTGATCATATTTTCCTGTTGAATCCATGTAATCTCGGTATATTATTTGCCAGACCTGATCCATAACCTCCTTAGGACTATCTTCAATTAAAGAATGTATTTTCTGCGGAGCTGATAGAGCTGGTGAAATAATGATGAAAAATGATAAAATCAAATTCCTCAAATTCTTATTACTATTATTAGGACAGTTTTTAAAGGTTAAATTAAACATTAATTTGACTTATAGAGTTATTAATTAGATAGATTCAATAATTCATAACATTCTATGGATCGATCCATTTTCCATCACTTTTAATTAATTCTACCAATGCTGAAACTCCTTCATCCTCTGGGACTTTCCTAATTTCTTCCCTACCTCTATACAAAGCTATTATACCTTTACCCTTGCCTACATATCCATAATCTGCATCTGCCATCTCACCAGGGCCATTAACAATACAACCCATTACAGCTATATCAAGACCAGTTAAATGGCTAGTGGCATCTCTAACTTTGGCTACAACTTCTTCAAGATTGAATAAAGTTCTTCCACAACTTGGACAACTTATATATTCAACCATTGTCTTTCTCAATCCTACTGTTTGTAAAATTGAATAAGCTACAGGAATTTCCTTTTCAGGTGCTTCAGTGAGAGAAACCCTAATAGTATCTCCTAAGCCTTCTGTTAATAAAGTTCCAATCCCAACTGTACTTTTTATGCGACCATAATCTCCGTCACCAGCCTCTGTAACACCTAGATGAAGAGGATAATTAAACCCTTCTTTATCCATAGCATCTGCCATTAATCTATAAGCTGCAAGCATTACAGGAGGTCGTGATGCTTTCATTGAAATCACAATGTTATGAAAGTCCAAAGAATCACAAATTCGAACAAATTCCATTGCAGATTCAACCATCCCTAGAGGAGTATCTCCATATTGAAAAAGCATCCTTTCTGCGAGTGACCCATGATTCACTCCTATCCTTAATGCTTTGTTTTGTGCTTTTAAAGTATTAACTATAGGTTCAAAGTTATTAATTATTTTCTCTTTAATGGCACTGATTTCACTATTAGAAAATTCTGTGCGAGAAGGGTCCGGGTTTGAAAAAACAAAAAGTCCTGGGTTTATTCTGACTTTATCAACATGTTTTGCTACCTCTAAGGCAATTTTCATACCGTTATGATGAACATCCGCAACCAAAGGTACTGGAAGATAATTTTGTTCTAATCGTCGTTTTATTTCCCCAACAGCTTTTGCATGAGAGAGAGATGGGACAGTTAATCTAACAATCTCACATCCGATTTCATGTAACCTTCTTATAGCTGAAGTCGACGCCTCTATGTCCAGAGTGTCTTCATTGATCATTGACTGCACAGCTACAGGATAATCACTACCAATACCTATATTGCCAACCATCACAGAGCGTGTTTTCCTACGCTGAATCTGCGTGCTATAGCGACGCGAGAGGGTGTCAATGTTGATGTTCTGAGTATTTTCTATAGTCATAATTTAGTGACTCATTGGAATTTTAAAACTTGTAGTTTTAGGAACGAATTGAAGTTCAACAAGCTTTCTGTTTACCTCGCGCAAATCCAAACAAGTCAAATTGTATGGTCCTCCTATGGTTTTGGAGGGATTTCTTAAAAGGTAGGATGGGTGAAAAATTGGCATTGCATAGATTCCATTCCAATTGTGCCACGTTCCTCTTAAATCAGAAATTTTTGACTTAATTCCAAGTATTGCACGTAAGGCTGAAGAACCAATTAAAACAATAATCAATGGATCAACTAATTTTATTTGTTGGTAAAGCCATGGAATATGATTTTGTATCTCTTGTCTTGTAGGAGTTCTATTATTGGGTGGTCTGGATTTTAGTAAATTACATATAAATACATCTTTTTCATAATCAAAGCCCTCATTTTCAAGAAGTATATTTAATAATTTTCCAGATCTACCTACGAAAGGGATACCTGTTTCATCTTCCTTTGCTCCTGGAGCCTCACCGATTAGCATTAAATTGGAGGTTGGATCTCCTCTACTAACAACAATCCGGCAGGTATCTTTATCTAAACCACAAGAATGACAGCGCGTATCATGTAGAGAATTTGATAAATTCATATTGCTAAGAATTAATAATAGAATCTATTTCCCCTGAAAATTATTGACAGGTACAAAAAGCAAAAACTTATTGTCATCTAAGTCTAAAAACCAAGCCTCAGCGCCAAATTTCTCAAGTCTTGGTCCTTCTAATAATTCCGCTCCATATGAAATGACTTTTTCTTTCCAATTTTCGAGTACTGCCAGAGGGTCTGAAGATGACTTTTTTTGAAAGCAAATTGAAACAGGCGGAATCGATTTTCTTGAAAAATTCATTTTAGTAGATGGCTTAAAGAACTTGATAGGGGAAAACTCCTCATTCTTAAGATCAAAATCATTATTTGTAATTCCATCAGAAACACTGCATTCCATCACTAGCGAATAAAACTTTGCTAACCTTCCTGGATTGGAAGAAGCAATTAAAAGACCAGCTTTAGTAAAATCCATGTTTCATTTATATAATTCGTAAGGTATTAAAAACACTAACAAAGTCATGGCCTGATGTTTAGAAAACAACCCAGAATCAACAATTGAACAAAATGTCAAACCTCGATGTAATTTCAGAAAGAGCTCTAAGTTTAAAGCCATCATTAACTCTAGAGATCAGCTCACTTGCTCAATCCTTAAAACAGAAAGGGAGGGACATATGTAGTCTAAGTGCTGGTGAACCAGATTTTGACACCCCAAATTTCATTGTAGAGGCAGCGAAAAAGGCAC is a window of Prochlorococcus marinus subsp. marinus str. CCMP1375 DNA encoding:
- a CDS encoding TIGR04168 family protein; protein product: MAIAGDLHGSWLQEDNDLLMHLNPDGVLFVGDLGDADLKLVKLISSLPIPTAVILGNHDRGKDLDGSKLKAQISLLANKNCAWDKSNWNNPLVSVVGARPCSAGGGYYLSPQMKAVFGHVSLDESVRRIVKAASDVPKDLPLIILAHSGPTGLGSDVTSPCGRDWKTPSVDWGDKDLELSIDQIRKSRDVDLVVFGHMHHQLKRGKGQRKTCHVDNLRDTVYLNTACVPRRGRDANGVELCHFSWVEFSKGKLINASHRWFRNDHSLAFKDTVYSRF
- the nadA gene encoding quinolinate synthase NadA; the encoded protein is MTEGNWIRTSILPQIAKKKLSTVYSTQQTVLPDPLTRDEVKNQIRLLCKEKNAVILAHYYQDDLIQDIAHFIGDSLELSRKAAETEAEVILFCGVHFMAETAKIICPDKKVIIPDMDAGCSLADECPEEDFKKFINKYPDHYVISYINCSAAVKAQSDLICTSSNAVDLVKRIPLNIPIIFAPDKNLGRWVEKQSGRKMKLWQGSCMVHETFSEESVIKLKLQHPKAEIIAHPECTDQLLDYSDFIGSTSKLLSHVQISPAEEFIVLTEPGIIHQMRIKEPKKKFFEVLGLDGCSCNSCPYMRLNTAEKVIKSLKELTPEIILDEEVQNKALRPIKKMLSLSK
- a CDS encoding S41 family peptidase; this encodes MFNLTFKNCPNNSNKNLRNLILSFFIIISPALSAPQKIHSLIEDSPKEVMDQVWQIIYRDYMDSTGKYDQKEWFKVRRKMLSNKYDNYSQAYESIRVMLSSLEDPYTRFLEPKEFNEMRIDTSGELTGIGIQISIDEKNNDVLVISPIEGTPAFQAGIKAKDKIISIDGTLTKGMSIENVVKLIRGKKGTEVKLGISRDNQFFKLTLVRARIEIRTVVSRINKSSSGNHFGYIRLKQFSANAAKEMRKALISLERNDPDAYIIDVRGNPGGLLEASIDISRQLLDKGVIVSTKTKDGITDVRRARGNALTHKPIAILVNEGSASASEILSGAIQDNKRGILIGKKTFGKGLVQSVRPLVDGSGLTVTVAKYLTPRGTDIHKYGIVPDIEVELKSIKGNRFSSIDLGTEKDSQYSVAESALIRLLKKFQDKKAYLPNSSNFEVAISSK
- the ispG gene encoding (E)-4-hydroxy-3-methylbut-2-enyl-diphosphate synthase gives rise to the protein MTIENTQNINIDTLSRRYSTQIQRRKTRSVMVGNIGIGSDYPVAVQSMINEDTLDIEASTSAIRRLHEIGCEIVRLTVPSLSHAKAVGEIKRRLEQNYLPVPLVADVHHNGMKIALEVAKHVDKVRINPGLFVFSNPDPSRTEFSNSEISAIKEKIINNFEPIVNTLKAQNKALRIGVNHGSLAERMLFQYGDTPLGMVESAMEFVRICDSLDFHNIVISMKASRPPVMLAAYRLMADAMDKEGFNYPLHLGVTEAGDGDYGRIKSTVGIGTLLTEGLGDTIRVSLTEAPEKEIPVAYSILQTVGLRKTMVEYISCPSCGRTLFNLEEVVAKVRDATSHLTGLDIAVMGCIVNGPGEMADADYGYVGKGKGIIALYRGREEIRKVPEDEGVSALVELIKSDGKWIDP
- a CDS encoding uracil-DNA glycosylase, producing MNLSNSLHDTRCHSCGLDKDTCRIVVSRGDPTSNLMLIGEAPGAKEDETGIPFVGRSGKLLNILLENEGFDYEKDVFICNLLKSRPPNNRTPTRQEIQNHIPWLYQQIKLVDPLIIVLIGSSALRAILGIKSKISDLRGTWHNWNGIYAMPIFHPSYLLRNPSKTIGGPYNLTCLDLREVNRKLVELQFVPKTTSFKIPMSH
- a CDS encoding lactoylglutathione lyase; the protein is MDFTKAGLLIASSNPGRLAKFYSLVMECSVSDGITNNDFDLKNEEFSPIKFFKPSTKMNFSRKSIPPVSICFQKKSSSDPLAVLENWKEKVISYGAELLEGPRLEKFGAEAWFLDLDDNKFLLFVPVNNFQGK